A region of Gracilinanus agilis isolate LMUSP501 chromosome 3, AgileGrace, whole genome shotgun sequence DNA encodes the following proteins:
- the SLITRK5 gene encoding SLIT and NTRK-like protein 5, translating into MYPCCSTLTLEQDLNRKMHIWMLQTIAFAVTSLVFSCAETIDYYGEICDNACPCEEKDGILTVSCENRGIISLAEISPPRFPVYHLLLSGNLLNRLYPNEFVNYTGASILHLGSNVIQDIETGAFHGLRGLRRLHLNNNKLELLRDDTFLGLESLEYLQVDYNYISAIEPNAFGKLHLLQVLILNDNLLSSLPNNLFRFVPLTHLDLRGNRLKLLPYIGLLQHMDKVVELQLEENPWNCSCELISLKDWLDSISYSALVGDVVCETPFRLHGRDLDEVSKQELCPRKLISDYEMRPQTPLSTTGYLHTTPASVNSVATSSSAVYKPPLKPPKGTRQPNKPRVRPTSRQPTKDLAYSNYGPSIAYQTKSPVPLECPTACSCNLQISDLGLNVNCQERKIESISELQPKPYNPKKMYLTENYITVVRRTDFLEATGLDLLHLGNNRISVIQDRAFGDLTNLRRLYLNGNQIERLSPELFYGLQSLQYLFLQYNIIREIQVGTFDTVPNLQLLFLNNNLLQALPGGIFSGLTLLRLNLRSNYFSSLPVSGVLDQLKSLIQIDLNDNPWDCTCDVVGMKLWVEQLKVGVLVDEVICKAPKKFEETDMRSIKSELLCPDYSDVVVSTPTPSSIQIPPRTTSLPSMVRFNSTGATAGGGSGNSASSVPLSVLILSLLLVFIMSVFVAAGLFVLVMKRRKKNQSDHTSTNNSDVSSFNMQYSVYSSSGGSSHHHSHTHHRGPTLPKVKTPAGHVYEYIPHPLGHMCKNPIYRSREGNSVEDYKDLHELKVTYSSNHHLQPQQQQQPQQQPQQPQQQQQQPQQQLQLQQGEEERRESHHLRSPAYSVSTIEPREELLSPMQDADRFYRGILEPDKHCTATTAGSSLPEYPKFPCSPAAYTFSPNYDLRRPHQYLHPGAGDSRLRETVLYSPPSTVYVEPNRNEYLELKAKLNVEPDYLEVLEKQTTFSQF; encoded by the coding sequence ATGTACCCTTGCTGCTCCACATTAACTTTGGAACAGGACCTCAACAGAAAAATGCATATCTGGATGCTGCAGACTATAGCATTTGCTGTAACATCTCTCGTCTTTTCGTGTGCAGAAACCATCGATTATTATGGGGAAATTTGTGACAATGCATGTCCTTGTGAGGAGAAGGACGGAATCTTAACAGTGAGCTGTGAAAACAGGGGGATCATCAGCCTTGCAGAAATCAGCCCGCCACGCTTTCCAGTCTACCACCTCTTGTTGTCTGGCAACCTTTTGAACCGTCTCTATCCTAATGAATTTGTCAATTACACTGGGGCTTCAATTTTACATTTAGGGAGCAATGTCATCCAGGACATTGAGACAGGGGCATTTCATGGGCTTCGAGGCTTGAGGCGATTGCAtctgaataataataaactggaattACTAAGGGATGACACTTTCCTTGGATTGGAGAGTCTGGAGTATCTACAAGTTGATTACAATTACATCAGCGCCATTGAACCTAATGCTTTTGGCAAATTGCACTTGCTGCAGGTGCTGATCCTCAATGACAACCTCTTGTCTAGTTTACCCAACAACCTTTTCCGTTTTGTGCCCTTAACGCATCTGGACCTTAGGGGCAACCGGCTGAAACTTTTGCCCTACATAGGGCTGTTGCAGCACATGGATAAAGTAGTGGAATTACAGCTAGAAGAAAATCCCTGGAATTGCTCTTGTGAGTTGATCTCACTCAAAGATTGGTTGGACAGCATTTCCTACTCTGCTTTGGTAGGGGATGTGGTTTGTGAGACGCCTTTCCGGTTACATGGGCGGGACTTGGATGAAGTGTCCAAGCAAGAGCTTTGCCCAAGAAAACTCATCTCAGATTATGAAATGAGGCCCCAGACACCCTTGAGCACTACGGGGTATTTACATACGACCCCAGCTTCGGTCAATTCCGTGGCCACTTCTTCCTCTGCTGTTTACAAGCCTCCTCTGAAGCCCCCTAAAGGTACCCGCCAACCCAACAAACCCAGGGTGCGACCCACTTCTCGCCAGCCCACTAAGGACTTAGCCTACAGCAACTATGGCCCCAGCATCGCCTACCAGACTAAATCGCCGGTGCCTTTGGAGTGTCCTACTGCGTGCTCTTGCAATCTGCAGATTTCTGATCTGGGCCTCAATGTCAACTGCCAGGAAAGGAAGATCGAAAGCATCTCGGAGCTTCAGCCCAAGCCCTATAACCCCAAGAAGATGTACTTAACAGAGAACTACATCACGGTCGTGCGTAGGACGGATTTCCTGGAAGCGACAGGACTAGACTTGCTGCACCTTGGAAATAATCGCATCTCCGTTATCCAGGACCGTGCTTTTGGGGATCTAACCAATTTGCGACGACTCTATCTTAATGGGAACCAGATTGAACGTCTGAGCCCAGAGCTTTTCTATGGTCTGCAGAGCTTGCAGTATCTCTTTCTCCAATACAATATTATCCGGGAGATCCAGGTTGGGACCTTTGACACAGTCCCTAACCTgcagcttttgtttttaaacaacaACCTCTTGCAGGCCCTGCCCGGGGGCATTTTTTCTGGTCTCACGCTGCTCAGGCTGAACCTGAggagcaattatttttcttccctgcCTGTGAGTGGGGTTTTGGATCAGCTGAAATCTCTCATTCAGATTGATTTAAACGACAACCCTTGGGATTGCACTTGTGACGTGGTGGGCATGAAGTTGTGGGTGGAGCAGCTCAAAGTGGGGGTACTGGTGGATGAGGTCATTTGCAAAGCCCCCAAAAAGTTCGAGGAGACCGACATGAGGTCTATCAAGTCAGAGCTTTTGTGCCCAGATTATTCCGATGTGGTGGTTTCTACACCTACTCCTTCCTCCATACAGATCCCACCACGAACCACGTCCTTGCCCTCCATGGTCAGATTCAACAGCACGGGTGCCACTGCGGGGGGTGGTTCTGGGAACAGCGCCTCTTCAGTCCCCTTGTCCGTGCTGATCCTCAGCTTGCTGCTTGTCTTCATCATGTCAGTCTTTGTGGCTGCTGGGCTCTTTGTTCTTGtcatgaaaaggagaaagaagaatcagaGCGATCACACTAGCACCAACAACTCCGACGTGAGTTCCTTCAACATGCAGTACAGCGTGTACAGTAGCAGCGGGGGCAGCAGCCACCACCATTCGCATACTCACCACAGGGGCCCAACCCTCCCTAAAGTGAAAACCCCCGCGGGCCACGTGTATGAATATATCCCCCATCCACTGGGCCACATGTGCAAAAACCCCATCTACCGTTCCCGGGAGGGCAATTCGGTGGAGGATTACAAAGATCTGCATGAGCTCAAGGTCACCTATAGCAGCAATCACCATCTGCAgcctcagcagcagcagcagccacagCAGCAGCCTCAGCAgcctcagcagcagcagcagcaaccaCAGCAGCAGCTGCAACTGCagcagggagaagaggagaggcgGGAAAGTCACCACCTGCGGAGCCCCGCCTACAGTGTCAGCACCATTGAGCCTAGGGAGGAGCTGCTGTCACCAATGCAAGACGCTGATCGCTTTTACAGAGGCATTTTAGAACCCGATAAACACTGCACGGCCACCACGGCTGGCAGTAGCCTCCCAGAATATCCTAAATTCCCCTGCAGCCCTGCTGCCTATACTTTTTCCCCCAACTATGACCTTAGGCGCCCCCATCAGTACTTGCACCCGGGGGCAGGGGACAGCAGGCTCCGGGAAACGGTGCTCTATAGTCCCCCCAGTACTGTCTATGTAGAACCCAACAGGAATGAGTATCTGgaattaaaagcaaaactaaaCGTTGAGCCGGACTACCTCGAAGTGCTGGAAAAACAGACCACATTTAGCCAGTTCTAA